The following coding sequences lie in one Bacillus sp. BGMRC 2118 genomic window:
- a CDS encoding TSUP family transporter yields the protein MVGMITFLLLVGLGLISAFIGTLAGGGGIITLPAMMLMGIPIQVGIATNKFSSGVASFTSVLYLLKNKLFTIKGLIALIASAFFGGIIGALITTSVSEQTMNITALVLLIFSLFVTIKNKEWVSDAKESASTKKQTPLSKVIPFFIAIYDGGFGPGSSTFGIIHFMRQQFSYVKAAQLSRVMNFGSCAGAFILFYHTGFVDWHYAIALAIGSALGTQVGLAALPKIPLGLARMLLITIIFMLIGQVMIRTF from the coding sequence ATGGTAGGTATGATAACATTTTTGTTGCTGGTTGGATTGGGATTGATTTCGGCGTTTATTGGTACATTAGCAGGAGGTGGAGGCATCATTACATTGCCTGCGATGATGTTAATGGGAATTCCGATTCAAGTAGGGATTGCAACCAATAAATTTTCCTCAGGAGTTGCTTCGTTTACAAGTGTTCTGTATTTACTCAAGAATAAATTGTTTACAATAAAAGGACTCATCGCCCTCATAGCCTCAGCGTTTTTCGGGGGAATCATCGGAGCACTAATTACCACAAGTGTCAGTGAGCAAACGATGAATATTACAGCACTCGTGCTCCTAATCTTTTCGTTATTTGTGACGATTAAAAATAAAGAGTGGGTTTCAGATGCGAAAGAATCGGCATCCACTAAGAAGCAAACTCCACTAAGTAAAGTCATTCCGTTCTTTATTGCCATTTACGATGGTGGCTTTGGTCCGGGGTCTTCTACATTTGGAATTATCCACTTTATGCGCCAGCAATTTTCATATGTGAAGGCAGCTCAGCTATCGAGAGTAATGAACTTCGGAAGCTGCGCAGGAGCCTTTATCCTTTTTTATCATACAGGATTCGTTGATTGGCACTATGCGATTGCCCTTGCAATTGGATCTGCACTCGGAACGCAGGTGGGATTGGCAGCACTACCGAAAATTCCATTAGGCTTAGCTAGAATGCTACTCATCACAATTATCTTTATGTTAATTGGACAAGTTATGATCAGAACATTTTAG